DNA from Chrysemys picta bellii isolate R12L10 chromosome 13, ASM1138683v2, whole genome shotgun sequence:
AAACGGGACTTGTTTTGCAAAACGGAGACAAGACAGACGCAAACCCCTGCAGCGCACGGCGTTCCAGATCAGACGCCAGCCTGCACGGCACACGCACTTCCACACGGCACATGCACAGAGCCAGGAAATTGCTCTGTGCCTCCCTCCTTTGCCTCTGATGGACTTGGAGCATCCCTCCTCTCAGGGAGCGTATTGTGCTTggcacctctggggcagggacccgTAGACGGGACGGGTTTGGAGAATGATCTGGGCTGTTTTAGTGCAGCCGCATGTCCCACTGAGGTAACAGTATGGGCCATTCTAGGACTCCGgctgcctctctcctgccagccaacacagggggtgggggggctgtctggTTACTCACCGGGGACCCTTTAAAAACAACTGGTGACTGTGGCGCTGGGGGTGGCTGCCAGGAGATGCTGAAGCCCATCCCGCCAGGCAGGGTTTTCGAAGCAGCTGAGATGCTGACTGGAGCCATCGCCTGAAAGCCACAAACGTAACCAGGAGAGGATGAGACACATCTGGGCACGTGGACGGGGGGCGGCcaggagagctggggagggagatggCCCCCGTTGCCCCAAAGGCGACATGCTGCGGGTCAGTGGCAGCAAAGGCTGGCAAGACCTCCCCGGCGTGGGGCCCAGCTCTGGCTAACACAGCACTATGCCCGCATTGCCCAGAgggggcagagctctggacagGCCTGACAGACAGCATCAGTGCCAAGAGACGTCACAGGCATCTGAACGGGTCCCCACCTGCCCATCCGGCGGGCGTGCTctgcccagctggggcagggccaccaCTTCATCCGAACGCTCCAGcggcacaggggagggaggggggtcaggaGAGATGAGCAGAGGGAGTCCAAGTCCAGCACGGTTTTGGCATTAAATGCGCTCTCAGAACCTTCCTGCCACGGGATGTTTCGGCTCCCAGGTCTGCGTGGGGCTTAGGGGCTGCCCATTCACTCCAGGGTCCTGCCTCCCACTGGCGCATGCCACACACTTGAGAGccccccaaataccacccggggtGGGCAAGGAGGGACCATCCCCAAAGCCCAGCTGCTGAGATATTTCTGCCCCAAAAAACGAGGCGCGACAGCCCTTGATCATTTCTACCCTGCAGCTGCTGTTTCGTCTTTTGTCCTCCCTGAAACTTTCCAGATCTTCAGCCAGCCTCAAGCTGGACTGTGACTTCACCCACGTTTCCACACGTGCCCCTGGCTGCGCCTGCAAAAGCGTCCAGGCCGCCACCTGGTGCGTCCAGATCAGACAGCCTGGGTCCAACGGCctgactcacacacacaaaactggaGCAAACACGCTTCTGGGAGCACGGCCAGTCGTGCGAGCAAAGATCAGAGGCCAGACTGAGCCTTTGTCCCACTAGGCAAACCTGCCTCCTGCAgcggtgagttccacaggctcacTGCAGCACCCTGCGTAACACAAGCGTTTCCTTCCCAACAGGGAGACATGGTGGGGGCCCATGCTCCAAAGGCGCCTCCGATACCCCAGCCACTGCCTCCTTCCACAAATACCATCTGGGAGCCTTGTTTGAAAACGTTTGCTGCGCAGTCTGAGGCCAGTGGAGGAAAGTTGCACCCTGTTCTAGGGACACTCGGCAGGGCCGACGCGGGAGACGTCAATGGATTCGCACTGGGCTGAGCCCGGGAGGGTCTCAGCTCAGGGACCGAGGGGCCCACACATCCCAGCATGCATTACTCTACCATCTGTGTCCCTCTTCCCCACCAATGCGGTCTCACCTGCTTTTCCACATGGCCCACCTGATAGGCGTGGTCCGTGTGGACATGGCACAGGCTCGTTGGAGCTGAATGACTCAGAGAAGACTCCACAGAGTCCTCGGGCTTCACCAGCACCGGCGGGGTTCGCTGCACCTCCAGGACAGGGAAGGCCGGGGGCACCGAAGAGGTGGGCGagacaggggtcaggctggacaGCCCGTCTGTCAGGGAGTCCACGTTGACGTCCAGCTCCGTGTAGTAAAAGTCCTCCTCGCCGTCGCTCTGATCCAGGTCGGCTTTGCGGCTGCACAGGGAAAGCGGAGTCAGGCGCTGGTGGCATTTCCAGCCCTGACCCAGCCACGGGGGCAAGGCCAAGGGGCCTGCCTACCTCCTGGGAGCATCCCACATGCGGTTGTGTTGAGGGatagcagcacctggaggggtttgctgctggtcactagcaaggcattgagagagacagcccaggctggagagcgtTAAGGGGGCCCAGcggggatcccgtcacagtgGCGCAGCGAGCAGGGTGAAATACGCAGCTTGTTGTACTGAGCAAGATTTGCACTTCATGCATTGGTGTAGATGTTAAGTGAGGCTTTAAGTGTGGTGGCTAAGCACAGTCAGGAGGAGGCTACCGGTTTGTTATcttttgtttgcttatttcgggaaagggaaatAAGGATGGAAAATGAGTGCAAGCAGTGAAGCTATTGCAAAGTTGGAGCTTTTCAGACTGCAGGttgcagaaaaagaaagagaacaCCAGAGAATCTTGGTACTAAAGAAACTGGCCatgggggagaaggaaagagcaaagagagagaaaacgCGAACTGGACCTcctagagaagcagaaccagaaacCACCGACCCCCAATCATTCCCATCCCTCCAAAACCCCACAATTGGGACCATCTATGGCCTTCATACAACAAGGATCCTGCTCGCTGCGGCACATCCATCCTAGCCAACAACACTGGAGGGCCAGCAAGTGAGCCAGAGAGACTCCACGCCCAATCACCCCACTGATTCGGGATGGGAGGGGATTGCTCAGTGATCTCTCTGGCTGATTAAGGGAAGGGATGGAGCGGATGGACTCCAAGACAGGAGGCTGCAATGCAAGGCTTCCTCAATGGCAGACGTAAAGGCAGGAGGGGGGGAGACGAGGAAGGGAGAAGTAACCTGGAAGCAACCAAACATGGACGCAAGAGACGTGGGGGAAAAAATTGGGGGAGGAGCTTTGGCAGAGCCCGCCCTGCCCATAGGACATAATTCCTTCCTTCCCGGCCCTCCTCCTACAGCACTGGCTGCTGGTACCACCCGGAGCACTGCAGGACCCAGCGCACCCTCACACCTACCCGAGGTGGACGGTTCGGATGTGCTTCTGCATCCCCGAGGAGCTGCTCAGAACCTTGCCACAGCTTTTCCACAAGCACTTGAACATCACCTTGGTGGAGTTcttggggaagagagggagagagagaatgaatgagggtcacagctcccactggggcCCCAGGCAGCCCCGCTTCATGGGGCTCAGACCCCCACCTGGAAAGGGGGCCACGGCACTTAATCCCACAGGCTGGGCTGAGTGTGCGTGGGGAGGGAATGTGGtccagtggttggagcagggaacAGTGAGAACTGCCCGTGTCACCAGGTCCCTCTGACTTGGGTGAGCTCCTGAACCGCTCCCCCAACTGTAACATGGGCAGTTACGCTCCCCTCTCTGGGGGGAGTTTGGGGCATTATCTTCGGTTTGCAAAGCAGCTGGGGCGCCCAGAGGAAAGGTGCTaggcagggcttaatttgtactgaaagaggtgccggggctcaagtaatttttttacattcataactgatgccgcAAGCCCAGAGGCGCTGGGGGGCTCTGAACGGCcaagcccagaggcgccggggggctctgaacggccaggcccagaggggccggggggctctgaactgccaggcccagaggggccggggctATGAGCTGGCATAAATTAACCCCTGGGGCTAGaagaggggctgcagtggggaaagcCCCGCTCGCTGCAGGGATGCAGTTCAAACTGCTCCGGCTGCCTGTTCGCTCCCGCGTGCCATGCAAGGCGCTGGACTCTGACGTTCTATTACAGGCTTGGCTGGAGGGTCAGAGCCAACAGTCCCTCGCTGTTACCCCGCGGGAGCGCCCCTCGGCCATGCAACCCGCTCCCCAGGCCCATCCCAAAAAGCGAGTCCGGTCAGCCTTTAAGGCCCAGCACAATGCCCAGCTCTCCTCCCCAGCCCGGCAGGGAGGGCATGTGGACGAGGAGCAGAGAAGGAGCAAGTTGATTATTGGGGGGAGGAGACGAGCTTTTTTCTCCTGCCTGCAGAGAGGCCTGAGTCCGCttcgcccccagccctgctccggcccagcccccagccacagTCCCCAccatggctctgctcccagccccctcacccCTGAGCCATGGCCCCACTCCCAACCTGGTTCCCGGggtggggtgcagacaggggcaaggggggggggcgcgaccatcaaaagtttggggaccactgttccgCCGGACCCTGGGGATTCCTCCCCCCAACCGCCTTCCTCACAGCGCTGCTTTTGGACagaccctgcagcctgagccaaaCCAGGCAGCCCCACCCTTCCAGCTCCCGTCCTCCGCACCTTCCTCTTCCGGGGAATGGGGTCTCCGAAGAGGAAGTGGGTCGCTTCGGTCTCCTCGATGCCATCGTCCAGCTGGGGGGCCGGCAGGAAGCTCTTGGCCACGTCGGTGGAGAGCGGCGGCGAcggggtggaaggggtggagcggtCGCTCGGCGGGTCCCAGCTCCAGTCCccgctgttgttgctgctgctgctgtagctgGAGGACATGGCAGGACCCTCCTTCCAGGCCtcgcagctgggctctgctgtggggagaggaatTCAATCACCCACCGGTCACGGGGGTCAGCCCCAGGACACGCAGACCTCAGCCCCTTCCACTGCTCCGGCAGATAAACCAACTTCGGAGCAGAGCTCTGGGAATCCCACAGGCAGAGCCGGCCCAGGGGGCATCCGGGGGACCCTCCCAGGCAGCAAGCGCCGCGCCCACTCTGAGCTTTCATGCGCCATAGGGCAGGTTTCTCCACCGGCACATCTCCTGCAGCAGAGGCAGGTAGGTTTGTCTGCTCCCACAAGTGGGCTTTTTACAGCAGGGGCTGCTATGCTTGATGGGAACCTCAAGCCATAAAGGCCTCAACTCAacaccccccacctctgccctttGTTACATGTGGCGTGGGGACGTGGGGAGGTCCCAGAGCCCTGCCTCCAGTGTCCTTCACCAGCAGATCCCAGAGCACTCGACAAAGAGGTCAGTATCGGTATCCCCCATGtaacaaatagggaaactgaggcagagggagggcagtgacttgcccaaggtcacccagcaggccagtggctgagccaggaatggaactTGCGTCTCCTGAGTCCAGTGCTCCAGccctaggccatgctgcctcccaTTATTAAACCAATCTCTACTGGAGGCGAGGATGAGATTTCATGCGGAGGGCAGATTATCGCCCATCTGGTGCGGCGGGGTTCTTACGCCTTCCTCCGAAGCATCTGTCCCGGAGAGCAGCCGGCACCGGGAcacaggctagatggacctcaggGCCAGTCCCTGTGCTCCTACGAGGGGACTCGGGGCCCTGAATTCCACTCCGGGCTCCAAGGAATTCCCCACATCATGCAGGATTTACAGAGGTGTAACCGAGAGCAGCACATGGCCCGACACCCCCGCCTTGCCCACCTCGGGGCTCAGCATCCCATCGGTACCTGGGCTGAGGGTGCCAGGCGGGTTGCCAAGCACTAGAGGGCTAGTGGACAGGCTGGTGAGAACTGCGGCTGCCATGACTTCATCTATCCCCGCCTTGCCTGACAGCTTTCTGAAAGACAGACAGAAAACGGAGAACACAGCGATTAGATCCAGCTTAGAAATTCTCTGGCCGTAACTCTGCCAAGCGCCCCAGAGCTACCCCGCAGCAGCGGGGAAAGCAGACGCCCACACGCCACCCTGACATCTGGCACCAGCCCCAGGGCGTGACGAACCGACGTTCAGTCCACCAAGAAGCCTGCTGAGACACCCGTCTGCGGGCCCCGCCCAACACCATTCCCACAGGCCACTGCGCACCCATCACCAGGCAACCATCTCGTGGCTGCTGGCTGAACCAGCCACCCAGGGGGCAAAGGCACTTCACACCCCATTTGAGTCCCGCTCCCAACCCAGGCTTGTGTGGCTCCCACTAGCCAAACACAGGGGACAGGGGCAAGATTGTGACTCCCACATTCATTCAatgaagaagggggggggaattcgatagctgctttcaactacctgaagggcggttccaaagaggatggagctcggcccttctcagtggtggcagatgacagaacaaggagcaatggtctcaagttgcagtgggggaggtttaggttcgatattaggaaaccctatttcactaggagggtggtgaagcactggaatgggttccctagggaggtg
Protein-coding regions in this window:
- the SLC2A4RG gene encoding SLC2A4 regulator isoform X5, whose product is MDPKRLPKRAAPDSRLYSPPPGLTAAGPCCPDCSPPSAAHRHGLYCGVIQACKAPASAASNAVYTVLVEDALLRRRRRRKSSEDAAVANGLEGKSPGKGRAKHLQKSCNGKVLLEEVEPRGLTDTLVLNGRKVDERQGLPAMAHSQLEGSNKEAALRLLTVGLEQRPPLHSAYIPVPRQRKLSGKAGIDEVMAAAVLTSLSTSPLVLGNPPGTLSPAEPSCEAWKEGPAMSSSYSSSSNNSGDWSWDPPSDRSTPSTPSPPLSTDVAKSFLPAPQLDDGIEETEATHFLFGDPIPRKRKNSTKVMFKCLWKSCGKVLSSSSGMQKHIRTVHLGRKADLDQSDGEEDFYYTELDVNVDSLTDGLSSLTPVSPTSSVPPAFPVLEVQRTPPVLVKPEDSVESSLSHSAPTSLCHVHTDHAYQAMAPVSISAASKTLPGGMGFSISWQPPPAPQSPVVFKGSPGCLTALRPVGVGEKRPQIPHPTVTAAPPSVPKPATGTRKPRGEAKKCRKVYGMENRDMWCTACRWKKACQRFVD
- the SLC2A4RG gene encoding SLC2A4 regulator isoform X3, with the translated sequence MDPKRLPKRAAPDSRLYSPPPGLTAAGPCCPDCSPPSAAHRHGLYCGVIQACKAPASAASNAVYTVLVEDALLRRRRRRKSSEDAAVANGLEGKSPGKGRAKHLQKSCNGKVLLEEVEPRGLTDTLVLNGRKVDERQGLPAMAHSQLEGSNKEAALRLLTVGLEQRPPLHSAYIPVPRQRKLSGKAGIDEVMAAAVLTSLSTSPLVLGNPPGTLSPEPSCEAWKEGPAMSSSYSSSSNNSGDWSWDPPSDRSTPSTPSPPLSTDVAKSFLPAPQLDDGIEETEATHFLFGDPIPRKRKNSTKVMFKCLWKSCGKVLSSSSGMQKHIRTVHLGRKADLDQSDGEEDFYYTELDVNVDSLTDGLSSLTPVSPTSSVPPAFPVLEVQRTPPVLVKPEDSVESSLSHSAPTSLCHVHTDHAYQVGHVEKQAMAPVSISAASKTLPGGMGFSISWQPPPAPQSPVVFKGSPGCLTALRPVGVGEKRPQIPHPTVTAAPPSVPKPATGTRKPRGEAKKCRKVYGMENRDMWCTACRWKKACQRFVD
- the SLC2A4RG gene encoding SLC2A4 regulator isoform X2; translation: MDPKRLPKRAAPDSRLYSPPPGLTAAGPCCPDCSPPSAAHRHGLYCGVIQACKAPASAASNAVYTVLVEDALLRRRRRRKSSEDAAVANGLEGKSPGKGRAKHLQKSCNGKVLLEEVEPRGLTDTLVLNGRKVDERQGLPAMAHSQLEGSNKEAALRLLTVGLEQRPPLHSAYIPVPRQRKLSGKAGIDEVMAAAVLTSLSTSPLVLGNPPGTLSPAEPSCEAWKEGPAMSSSYSSSSNNSGDWSWDPPSDRSTPSTPSPPLSTDVAKSFLPAPQLDDGIEETEATHFLFGDPIPRKRKNSTKVMFKCLWKSCGKVLSSSSGMQKHIRTVHLGRKADLDQSDGEEDFYYTELDVNVDSLTDGLSSLTPVSPTSSVPPAFPVLEVQRTPPVLVKPEDSVESSLSHSAPTSLCHVHTDHAYQVGHVEKQAMAPVSISAASKTLPGGMGFSISWQPPPAPQSPVVFKGSPGCLTALRPVGVGEKRPQIPHPTVTAAPPSVPKPATGTRKPRGEAKKCRKVYGMENRDMWCTACRWKKACQRFVD